The following coding sequences lie in one Bacteroidales bacterium genomic window:
- the dnaB gene encoding replicative DNA helicase has translation MNESNNQQESTRKRVKKNNTYPATLEQGKLQPQAVELEEAVLGALMLEKDALTSVIDMLKPDVFYKEAHQKIYRAILDLFEKSEPIDILTVTNQLKKNGHLEMVGGPYYITQLTSRIASSANIEYHTRIISQKYLQRELIRISTDIIHDAFEDTSDVFELLDAAERNLFAVSETNLRRSYEKMSDLIRDAIEQINKARQHEDHLIGVPSGFMELDRLTAGWQRSDLIVIAARPGMGKTAFVLSMARNMAVDYKKAVAFFTLEMNALQLVTRLISSETQISADKLKKGTLEEYEWQQLHTKIAALTDAPLIIDDTTALSIFELRAKARRLKQQHNIEMIIVDYLQLMQGNGDNKGNREQEISTISRSLKSLAKELNVPVIALSQLSREVEKRGGSKRPILSDLRESGAIEQDADMVVFLYRPEYYKIENFEDQMPTKDMAEIIVAKNRNGALKDIRLRFIGRFAKFADFEANEDFTGYQQYSDNDSPTLTLPSKMNNMKDDESAPF, from the coding sequence ATGAATGAATCAAATAATCAACAGGAATCAACTCGTAAAAGAGTAAAGAAAAATAATACTTACCCCGCAACTCTTGAGCAAGGCAAACTTCAGCCACAAGCGGTTGAACTAGAGGAAGCAGTACTGGGTGCATTAATGCTGGAGAAAGATGCGCTTACTTCGGTTATTGACATGTTAAAACCTGACGTGTTTTATAAAGAAGCTCATCAGAAAATATACAGGGCCATTCTTGATCTTTTTGAAAAAAGCGAACCTATCGATATTCTTACCGTTACCAACCAGTTGAAGAAAAACGGTCATCTTGAAATGGTAGGTGGCCCCTATTATATTACCCAGCTTACTTCACGTATAGCTTCATCAGCAAATATTGAATACCATACCCGTATCATTTCGCAGAAATATTTGCAACGTGAACTGATACGTATCTCCACTGATATTATTCACGACGCTTTCGAAGACACTTCTGATGTTTTTGAATTGCTTGATGCCGCAGAAAGAAATTTATTTGCAGTAAGCGAAACAAATTTAAGACGCAGTTACGAGAAGATGTCTGATTTGATTCGTGATGCAATTGAACAAATCAATAAGGCTCGCCAGCACGAAGACCATTTGATTGGAGTCCCCAGTGGTTTCATGGAACTCGACAGGCTTACCGCAGGATGGCAGCGTTCCGACCTTATTGTTATTGCTGCCCGTCCCGGTATGGGAAAAACAGCTTTCGTACTTTCTATGGCCCGCAATATGGCTGTTGATTACAAAAAAGCCGTCGCTTTTTTTACACTTGAAATGAATGCCCTGCAATTGGTAACTCGTTTGATTTCGAGCGAAACACAAATTTCTGCTGATAAATTAAAAAAAGGTACACTTGAAGAATACGAATGGCAACAGCTTCATACAAAAATTGCAGCCCTTACCGATGCTCCACTTATAATTGATGATACTACCGCTTTATCCATATTCGAATTACGTGCTAAAGCAAGAAGGTTAAAACAACAACATAATATTGAAATGATCATTGTTGACTATCTTCAGCTGATGCAGGGCAATGGCGATAATAAAGGGAATCGCGAACAAGAAATCAGTACCATTTCACGTTCATTAAAAAGTCTTGCTAAAGAATTAAATGTTCCTGTAATTGCTCTTTCGCAATTAAGCCGAGAAGTTGAAAAACGCGGAGGTTCTAAACGACCTATCCTTTCCGACCTTCGCGAATCGGGCGCTATTGAACAAGATGCCGATATGGTTGTTTTCCTATATCGTCCGGAATATTATAAAATAGAAAATTTCGAAGACCAAATGCCAACCAAAGATATGGCCGAAATTATTGTTGCCAAAAATCGTAACGGTGCACTGAAAGATATACGTCTTCGTTTTATCGGGCGCTTTGCAAAATTTGCCGACTTCGAAGCTAATGAAGACTTTACCGGGTACCAGCAATACAGCGACAACGACTCTCCTACGCTTACACTTCCTTCAAAAATGAATAACATGAAGGATGATGAAAGTGCCCCATTTTAA